A genomic region of Platichthys flesus chromosome 4, fPlaFle2.1, whole genome shotgun sequence contains the following coding sequences:
- the rab4b gene encoding ras-related protein Rab-4B isoform X1 — MAEQAASSNGDKQEPTDDFLFKFLVIGSAGTGKSCLLHQFIENKFKQDSNHTIGVEFGSRVVNVAGKTVKLQIWDTAGQERFRSVTRSYYRGAAGALLVYDITSRETYNALTNWLTDARTLASPNIVIILCGNKKDLDADREVTFLEASRFAQENELIFLETSALTGENVEEGFLKCARIILNKIESGELDPERMGSGIQYGDASLRQLRQPRGTPTQNKQHCNC; from the exons ATGGCGGAGCAGGCTGCTTCCTCAAACGGGGATAAACAAGAGCCCACAGACG ACTTCCTGTTTAAGTTCCTGGTGATTGGCAGTGCTGGGACTGGgaaatcctgcctcctgcaccaATTCATTGAGAACAAGT TTAAACAGGATTCCAACCACACCATCGGCGTGGAGTTTGGATCCAGAGTGGTGAACGTTGCTGGAAAGACGGTTAAGCTGCAGATATGGGACACTGCTGGACAGGAACGATTCCG TTCTGTAACTCGCAGCTACtacagaggagcagctggagcccTCCTGGTCTATGACATTACCAG CCGGGAGACATATAATGCCCTGACCAACTGGCTGACAGATGCACGGACACTGGCGAGTCCCAACATTGTTATTATCCTGTGCGGCAACAAGAAAGACCTGGACGCAGACAGAGAGGTGACCTTCTTAGAGGCCTCACGCTTTGCTCAGGAGAACG AGCTGATTTTTCTTGAGACCAGTGCTCTGACTGGGGAGAATGTGGAGGAGGGTTTTCTGAAGTGCGCTCGCATCATCCTCAACAAGATAGAATCAG GTGAGTTAGACCCAGAGAGGATGGGTTCAGGTATCCAGTATGGAGACGCGTCGTTGAGGCAGCTGCGGCAGCCGAGAGGCACCCCCACACAGAATAAGCAGCATTGTAATTGCTAG
- the rab4b gene encoding ras-related protein Rab-4B isoform X2, which produces MSETYDFLFKFLVIGSAGTGKSCLLHQFIENKFKQDSNHTIGVEFGSRVVNVAGKTVKLQIWDTAGQERFRSVTRSYYRGAAGALLVYDITSRETYNALTNWLTDARTLASPNIVIILCGNKKDLDADREVTFLEASRFAQENELIFLETSALTGENVEEGFLKCARIILNKIESGELDPERMGSGIQYGDASLRQLRQPRGTPTQNKQHCNC; this is translated from the exons ACTTCCTGTTTAAGTTCCTGGTGATTGGCAGTGCTGGGACTGGgaaatcctgcctcctgcaccaATTCATTGAGAACAAGT TTAAACAGGATTCCAACCACACCATCGGCGTGGAGTTTGGATCCAGAGTGGTGAACGTTGCTGGAAAGACGGTTAAGCTGCAGATATGGGACACTGCTGGACAGGAACGATTCCG TTCTGTAACTCGCAGCTACtacagaggagcagctggagcccTCCTGGTCTATGACATTACCAG CCGGGAGACATATAATGCCCTGACCAACTGGCTGACAGATGCACGGACACTGGCGAGTCCCAACATTGTTATTATCCTGTGCGGCAACAAGAAAGACCTGGACGCAGACAGAGAGGTGACCTTCTTAGAGGCCTCACGCTTTGCTCAGGAGAACG AGCTGATTTTTCTTGAGACCAGTGCTCTGACTGGGGAGAATGTGGAGGAGGGTTTTCTGAAGTGCGCTCGCATCATCCTCAACAAGATAGAATCAG GTGAGTTAGACCCAGAGAGGATGGGTTCAGGTATCCAGTATGGAGACGCGTCGTTGAGGCAGCTGCGGCAGCCGAGAGGCACCCCCACACAGAATAAGCAGCATTGTAATTGCTAG